In Oryza sativa Japonica Group chromosome 8, ASM3414082v1, the sequence TATCAACATATTTTGGTTGTCATTTTTTTGTGTAGTTTGTTTTGACCAGAAAAAGATTgcttaaaataaaaagaaagattCATGCAAGCTGAAATAATTCACACGATAGATAAATTTATTTCCGAAATTTGATAACAATGTTACAAATGTGGCGTGCATGCGATCAATGTGTGGGAAGCAAGTgtcacaattaattaattgaaataCAAAAGTATGCACGATATAATCGACGGTGGTGtgtatccaaaaaaaaatttagcgtAAGGCCTATATATAAGAAAGAACTGAGGAATTGTATGTATGAAGTTGAATGAAAAAATGATATATAATGTAGAATTGAGAGTTGGGAATATATGAAATAGAAAATTGAGAAAAACAATGTTACCAAAAATCGTGGACAACACCACTAATCGATCATGGGAATTAACAACAagtataataaataaaataatgtaCTTCCACTTAGTAGGTAGCTAGAGAGCATGCATGGAAggctatatatatagctagattATTAAAGCTTTATGTGATTGATGAGGGAGCTAGCTGTGTCGAAAGTATATCCAAGGGTTTTCTGGGCGGGGAGATCATCGCTATAAGTGAACAGGTAACCTATCTCGCAACCGGATGCTTTCCCGATCCCACCGTTGTAGGGTTTCTCCACCCCTTTGATCCACTTTTGCGCATTCTCCAGATCCTCCTTGCTGCGCTTGCCatttccggcggcggcgaggcggccgagGCTCTGCAGCGCCTCCCTGGTGATGTTCTCGCCGGCGGCTACGCTGAAGTCATCGACGCAGGCGTTCAGGTTCGGGTCCCCCTTGCCGGCCCCTCCCTGGACCTTGCGCAATTGGTCGACGTAGACCCAGAGGTTGGTGCTCAGGATGGTGGCGGCCACCTCGGCGACCTTCACCTGGTTGCCCTCGAAGAAGGCAGCGTAGGGGAGGAGATGGTAGTAGCAGAAGCTGGAGCCGTCGCGGTCGGCCTGCAGGGCGGTGTCGCAGCAGGAGCGGACGAACGCTGCCGCGTCCGCGGAGGGCGCCTCCCctggcgccgccgctggtggCAGCACCACCACTGGCTTCTCCTCCTTCGCAGCGGCCGCACATGGTGGGGATAAGCCGCCGGCGCTGACGACCATCAACACCACGAGGACGGTGGCCATGCTCGAGCTCGACCTGCTCATTTCTGTATATTATTTATCtctccgcctctctctctctctgcttgtTTCGTTACTACAGGATGAATTACTTCATAACAACGAGGTACAATTTATACTAGTAGGCTCGATTGGTCGTTAACTAATTAACCACAACCTTTCTTTCTAATTTATTCAATGGCTGTTCTAGCATCACGGCATGTCTTTTAGGTGTTGTGATGTAGTGCCATGCTTGCAATTATAAACTACTATATTAATGCAACTAATTGTCCATATATAGACAGCCTGCTCGCTTTTTGTTTCATATCCATTCACTTAGGCGCCTAGCATTGGCTTCTATATTTTTGTCAAATCCTTGCATTTTTCCTTGGTTAATCATTAGGTCTAGAAATATAATGATATatagtttaaaatttatttaatataaTATACGAATATCTACAACAATCTATTtatcttaaccaatcacaactacTACTGCTCGTTTAATTTTCTCACATAACTACTCATCTCATTCAATAATAACTCTTTATTCAGATACTCATTGTTAATATCCAGAAAAAAAGCTCCAAATATATTGTTAGACGGAGAGAATTATTATTTTGGAAGCAACTGCACCACAGGCCAGAAGCAAAATTCAGCTATataactactctctccgtcccataatataaatgattttgcCCTTTAAATCTGTCCCAAATGTAAGATATATATTTTGTGATCCGCGACGATATTTTATACCCAACCTATCAACTTAGTGCTACTTTTTTCCCATCTACTAATTTTTACCAATTTATTTTCCatctatcaattttttttattccctCTGTTCTATATTGTAAAACTTTCTGGCCCTGCCAATATAATATCAACCcaattgatgagagagaaaccacATAAAACAATAGTTTTGTGCTTgtgtttctcccttcttccgGTCTTCTTCCGACGCTCCTCTCAGTTCTCACACGCCCCCTGCTGTGCGTAAGGTCATAGGCCACGCACGTGTGCCCCGCTGCCCCGTCCTCAGTGCTACACCGCTCCGCCGCGAGGGCTCCACGGCCAACGCTGCGCAATCATGCTGCTGCTCCTCATGTGTGTACCCCTGCGTGTGAGGTAAAAGGCCGCCACTACGCCATGGAGTCCTCATCGTTTCCGCGGGGACCATGTCATCGACCCCTCCATCCACGATGCCCCGCCAGAAGGCCTCCGCAACTGTCTTCTTGTCGCTCTGGAGGAGTAGCTCCCTCCTGTTCATGGTGTCGGTGAACTTCTGTCGGATTAGCTTGGCGAAGACGTCGATGATGTTGAGGCCGGTGTCAACCTCGCTTATGTACAAGAACAAGCGGTCGTTGTCgaccagtttcgaccgtcaatattatcCAATATACGAAGACTacctatgcttgcaatgcataattcccaaataaaataattacttCCACTATATGCTATGCTACTAACATGTATGCAGGAGAAGCACTCATAAATGAAGAGAAGGAGGTGGAAATATATCGATCAATCTGTCGAAAGTCTGCCGGTGATATGCAATTGCATGAGAAGACCCAAAAGTCCAATTTAACAATCACAAATGGGCTTAGAATGTATGTCACTGATTTAGGGGCCCACATGGAAGTCTCCTGGAGGAAGCTGGGGGCCAAAAGAGCCCATATGGGGTCGGCCGACCCCTTGTTTAGCCCAATCCAGCCGCATTTTGGCCAGGAGATAAtggaggccgaggaggaagcAGCAGGCCAGAAACCAGGCCTGTTGGGCCAGtctagggttcggccgaaccctgatCTTAGCCGTTGGCTCTCCCCTTTGGCGTGGACGCTCCGGATTaactcctgatggcggttgcagGGCATTTCTGACAATTCCCATGCtctacaaccgtcattgggagctaTAAAAGGACCTCACCTCCTTCACTTTCAACACAAGCTCAAGTAAGGATTGAAGCTCCATTTCTCCAAAGTTAGAATTAGTATAGTACTAGTGGAATAGAATTATAGTAGTTCCGAGTTGCGGAAGCTTTAGGAAGTTCGGTAAAGTTCTTagcttttcctttcttcttttataagacttcctttttattaatataatatttcTTCTTTATACAAGTTCGGTACTTTATTCCAATCATAGAATATGAGTACCATTCTTAGTTTATTTATAATCAGTATAATCTTAGTAGTTAAACCTTCTGGGATTTGCATTGATGCTGGTATAATGTCTGATTACCAGGTCATAAGTCTGCTCTGGCTAGGCTGAGAACTATGCCCCGGGGACTCAGATGCTCTACACCGATTGCAAGGCTGTAGAGTAATAAGTAGTAACTTAAGCATGGGGTTTAGGTTATCACTTATCATTATTTTGGGGTATATTCGCCGGGAGAGTAGcaggccgctgatggtgacagcttagTACGTGCGTCTTCCCCACAGTTTATATTTCTACGTACAATTTCCTGGGGTTGGATACACCTTTGTATCCTACTTTGGTTTGAGGGTTATGATaggttgtcgtaagaaactcgtCAACCTAGGGTAACTTTGCGATGCATCATATCGGGAGGGCATAGCTGAGTTCTGGCTTAGCTATGCTGCATTGTTAAAGGGAATATACTACATAGAGTATACTAGCTAGAATAGACTAGGAtgttgtatactagaagtacatGAGTGAGACATTTCTATTCTATTTCCACTTATTCATATTTAGGATAAGGAGGAGTTAGCGGAATCCTTAgctgtgtgtcactctacccttaagCTTAACTTACCCCTGCATAGACCTTAATGTATACAGGTAATACATAAACTATTAGCATAGTACTCTTTTATCATATATTTccttgggataaaataaatacgatatctTGGAATACTCCTGGGTGAAATgatacaatggtatatccgtgcgtttGCGGATCATatttgtaaccataatatatcaggattatttctagtgctattgctgggaattatatttccagtagtgttactaagaaataccaacatggCGCTCATGTCCACCGCGTCATGCGCGATTGCGAACGTGTGGCAGGTGACGGCGGCAACAGTTGGCATCGGGAGAGCGACGAGGTCGGCAACGAGGTCCCGAGGGGCACCGCCTATAGAGGCGTGCAGCTCGACTGGCGCATGCGCGCACAGGCAGGCCAAAGCCGTTGGAGAAGCACTTCTCCATGGTGGCAATCGCTGGTGCACTGGCACCCAAAGTGGCGCAGACATGAGGGCCAGGCCAAGGCATGAGTGCTCGCCAGCACCAGTTAGGGTGATGACGTGGACATACGGGGCTGCACTTCTCCACAGTGCACAAGCTCGCCATGTCCATTTGCATTACTTGGTAGGCTGcagaatcattttttttctattacatTGCATATATGGTCATTCTCTTTGGAAATATCATAATTGGAAATTTTAAAAgatctatacatatatagaaGTGAGTGTTCTAAAGAAACATTCTCTGTTATACATTGTTAGGAACCCACTACTTCCAACTCAACAACAAGCATCCACCATAGAAGCAACAACTGTTTTGGGGACAAGAGAAGAAGCTATGGAATACAAGTGCTGGAAACTTCTAGAACCGAGGGGGGAGGGAAGGCTGGAGATCGGAGGAGAGGTAGGGGAGAGAGATCGACGAGGGTGCCCACCGGCCAcccaagtcgccgccgccgccaggagcTTCAGCTCTGCCAAGTCCAAACGATCTTTCGATGCCCCCTGGTGTTGTCGATGCTGCTGCTTATATGCTGCTCCCTTCCGTTTGCTTGGGCCTCATGGCGATGGGCTGACCAGCCTGTGTGCGGCCCACCCGGGATCCTGACAATCCCCTCTTCTTGAAATTTGGCTTGTCCACAAGCCGATGGAAAACACCTCTCGAATCCCATGGTTGCTCCAAATATTTGGTGTTAGACAATGAACCATCATTGAAGAAGAATAGAGCAAGTAGCTTTAGCTTGAATAACTGCTTACTCCATGTAAAGTACACCTGGGTGATGCATGACAATGGCACTGTTACGAATCGCTTGCCAACATTGATTCCCAACAATTTGATATGCTGCAAAGAGTGACAACCTCGCTTGATCAACACCACTGTAGGAACTAACCCAAAAGTATACTTCTCATCATGAATTGAATTAATGCAACTTCTTCCATTTCTTTCACCCTTTTGCAGCCTTTTTCATCAGCAATCACATATAGCAAATATCTTTCAACATTCAAACCAATGTAATTTGATTCCAAACATGATCAGATTCTGATATCACCATGCAAATTATTCTCATATTCCATTTCTCCACTCTAGTTTGGTAGTAGTTGAGCAACATCCCCTGAAGATCAACAGATGATAACCAAACAGATAATGATTTAGGATCACAAAATAACTAGATTGCTTTCCTTGCTAGCAAGTGATGTCAAACTGACCTGGAAAGTTAGATCCCAAAACTTCTGCATTTTTTGCTCAAAGCAAGTGCAAGTTTCAGTAATCATCATTTTCTTTTGCTCATTCCATGGAATTATACTTGCAGCAGAATCAGTAGTGCAACATTTCCCTTCTCTAACTTCCAGCAAACAAACTAATGGCAGCCAAGGTGGCATGACAAATAGTCTGAGCTTGTCAACATGTTTTCCTTTGAAGGAAAAGTTCACAGAACCAAATTGCCCAGTACTGCTCAGCTCCACAACCATCACTCTTGCAAGAAGTAAGTGACTCCAACTTAAGTAGCAGTTGCCCTTTCTTTCCATTTCAACAAAAGATAGCCCCAAAAGTAAATATTCAGGTTCACCAGCAGCATAGATACCTTCCTTGCTAGTGGCTGCTATAAGGTTGATCAAAAAGGACAACTCACTTTTCACTCCAACATTGAATTTCAGCTTATTGCTCCACAAAATTTACCTCCAATGAAAATAATGTTGTGGGAACCAATCATCCATCCATATTGATATTTTGCAAAGGTGGACCTTTCCATCACCTGGATCCCACACTAGTGGCCCAAACATGACATGTATAATGTTCAGCGAGTTTACCAATGAAAATTGCTTGCCCACAAAGAGTTGAAACCATTTCGCTTCGGTTGGAGGGGGCCAAGGTGGCAGTATATGTACTTTACAACAGCTGCAGTTGAATGCCAGCCATGACATTAACTGTGACTCCAATATGATCAACTCTTGATCCCTTGATGTTATGGGTGGCCATGGATCAACCTCAAAGTGTTGCAACAGCAGTTGCCATGGAACTAACAAATGTCCTTCAACTGATTCCACTAACACTGGGGTGCTTAAGAAGGACAAATAAGACACAACTTGAGAGTTGTTAGACCCAGAACATTTCGCTGAATACCTGGTGGGCATCAATGTGTAATGCTTGATGTCGGCGATCATCCTTGGTGAGAAGGCGCTCAATGATGCAATGGATGCTGGAACGGTCTCAAGTACAACCGTCTTGGTCAGGAACACGATGTCGGCTTTGTTGGCGTCCCACTTGATATCGAAGCCCAACATCGAACACTTGGCGTGCGTCTCCTTGGAATAGTCAGTGGTGGGAATTTTGGTGGTGCTGGTTGCACCATTATCAGCTACCAACTTCATGGAGGCCATGGCAGTGGCGGCACATTTGACCACCGCAACCACGGTGAGATTGGGCTCGATGTCGGGACTAgagcatttcgtcgaacatgTGGTGGGCGTCACCTTTGACTGCTCTTTCTTAATTGACGCTGGCAAGTCTTTTGCCTTCTTCCCAACTTCCGGTGTGCATGCTTCAACCACATCTATGAGAGACCGTATATCAGCTCTAGTTCTCCGATCAGCCTCCTCTCGCCTCAGCTCATACTCCTCTATTGTCACACCCTGTAGTTCTCCAACTAAGCCTAAAAGTGAATTAATAagagaccctaagaaaataccggtgcaaagcaagagtaaaccctattaaatcaatgcaaacaataatcggaattggcatgtggaatttttcttgagttctacaagtcgaaattcactaacaggatttttagtggaattttgagagctctcgaaataattttaactatttAAAATTGAGCTTGCaatattttaaatcccagggaaattcttttcctccttttcctcttcttgggccgtcggcccagtccaccccgccatgcgcgccctcctccttgtgggccgcccaagccgcccctccctctctccccgggacgccgacaggtgggccccacatgtcggacccgtccccttcctccagccggagCCGCCGGGcctgcaaccgccgccgcgcccacgcctccgccttctccgggccacgtcagccacgtccgcgcgtgcgccgcatctcccgcacccacttctcccctctctctcccgtccgCGCCTGTgccccgcgcccgagatggccgggattcgattttcgaatcccgcctctctctcctcccccactccccacattggccggcgaaatcccacccctaccggccacgtccggggctcccctcccctatttaggcttccccgtcgccccctctcgctttttccccatctcgccgaactccctcgtgctccccatcgctcccgcgccgtgcaaccacccgccaccgccgtttccgctactccggccgccgctagccgccgctagggtcgccgccgcgccgcgccgtcaccgccgtcgggttcgcgaggctaagctctaccccggccgctccttccccgtcgagtttcgtcgccggaattcgcaCCCCCTCGCGCTCTGGTGAGTTCAACCGCtatcgccgccttcggccatgaatgccggtcgccgtggttcatctccctctctctaatctctctctcttccttccttagggcaccccgaaacccgtccgccggttgccgtcgtcctcccgtggcttgcagccgccgttcgccatcgtcttcctccgcgccggccaccctcggtgaggttTCCTCTCCCATccattcccctccctctccttcctagccgccgcttagtgccgccgccttcgcgtcgcctTTCCGCCGTCGCCTCAGCCGCcggatgccgtcgccggcaacgcgttcgcgcgcgcgcgccgtcgccatcaccgcgGCCGGTAggccggccttgagccaagccgagccgggtcgtcgccgcccgtccgatcgaccccgagggcgatctgggccgtttagactagagattggactagggattgcttagccatgcttagttcaactagtgcacaatggggagaatcctattaatgtttagactgttggttctaatggtattgttggattagtgccaccgctttggtgttggttaattaaaagaaatcacatggtgggctgtgggtgcatggttttactggtcgcacccatggcagttaaggaccagttcgcgggatgccctggaagaacttatcgtacttaccacaagccagcgtgggcaacggctgggcttgtaacgtagctttcctctagccgacgcatccaggcaagggtgggcgtgatggagtttggatgggccctgcgacggcctatgcggctttcggattcacctaggcacgagaggggactgcccgctgccttgcgaggagtgggtgtgaaacctgaggtgtggtgtgcttggttagagggggttatgcgaagggtcctgtcacggcctctttccggtatgtcgtggtggcatgtcggtgcacggaaacgtgtcgtggggctgtgtcttgtgggtacagttgtacacctctgatcagagtaaaactattcgaatagccgtgcccgcagttatgggtggtcaaccagattcaacgtgattagtctcaccctagtgtaatcttttgaatttggatagtttaggtggaggtttgggcctgttgcaacgtgggatagcattggacagtggatagttaatattaattaattattacaactgtttaaatctttcaacttctgtttttttaatgctcgctttatgcaaacgaaccactttagctcttctttgataattCCTTGCATCATgcctctattccggtatgacttgctgagtatagtggatagtactcagtcttgctctatttttcccaaccccagagtacgagtatgtgtcagatggaggtttctctgaggagtaggcttcgtccgtgccgtcaaggatgcctgtggagtggtgttcccgctgcagttctagtcaaggcttagctcctgttgtctttctttctttccgctgcatttatgtgagacttttatgatgtttgtaagacgtggatctgaatgtcaacattgtcgtttgtgtaccccggccggtcctagacggggattttaatgcacattctgcttggaattctatttggaaatttctgggcgtgacaagttggtatcagagccaggttgaccgtaggacaagccaaatggaaaaacctaggagccctctgaatccttttcat encodes:
- the LOC4344957 gene encoding uncharacterized protein Os08g0218700/LOC_Os08g12160 precursor, whose amino-acid sequence is MSRSSSSMATVLVVLMVVSAGGLSPPCAAAAKEEKPVVVLPPAAAPGEAPSADAAAFVRSCCDTALQADRDGSSFCYYHLLPYAAFFEGNQVKVAEVAATILSTNLWVYVDQLRKVQGGAGKGDPNLNACVDDFSVAAGENITREALQSLGRLAAAGNGKRSKEDLENAQKWIKGVEKPYNGGIGKASGCEIGYLFTYSDDLPAQKTLGYTFDTASSLINHIKL